The DNA sequence CGGATGCCGTCCGCCGCCATGTCTTCGACGAAGAAATGCCCGGTGCGGTCGCCGACCGCCTGCATGTCGACGTAGACGTCCATGTACTGGCGAGCGGCAATCTTCTTGTCGATCAGGGCGGGTGCGGGATACGGGGCGCTGATGACGAGGAACTGGATTCCAGGGACGTAGAGGACGGCCACGTACCGGCCTGGTTCGTCCGGATCGCGCGCGGCGAACGCCTCCATCTTCTGTTGTTCCATCTGTGCCTTCAACGCGGCCGCGGGTTCCGCGGACAGCGATCCGTCCCGCGCCGCGCGGAGCCCGGACACAGACACCATGAGAAGGACGAGCACGGCGAATATCGTGAGGCGTTTCATGAGCGTTCCTCCGGCAGCGCGCCGTGCCGTTTGCATGCCAGGCACGGGGTGCTGGTTTTCGCGCCGAAGTCGCGACTGAGGGGAGCGCCCGCCGCGGATAATTCCGCAGCGCCGGGAATTTTCCAGTGGGGGACGGCCGGCTGGGTCTAGGCGGGCTTCGGGCGCGTGCCGCCGCCCCTGGGGCGCGCCGGCGCCGGATGGTCCCGCCGCGCGCGCGCGTCCGCCATGATCTCGCGGAGCGTGGCGCATTGCGCCCGCAGCTTGCGGCTCTTGGTCACCGCGTCGGCGGCTTGGGCGCGAAGGTCGGCGCTGCGATCGTTCAGGGCGCGCTGCTGCTCGCCGCTGATCGAGAGCATGGCGGATTCATACACGGCGTCGTACGGACGATCCTCGGCCATCGGCCATGCCTCATGACAAGGTGCGCTGTTGGTACGGCAACCTGGGTGAGGTGGCTCGCCCGTTACGGGCAACGACACTCGAAGCTGGAGGCGAACGCGGCGCGCTCGCATCGTCAGTGTACGCGCGTTCGGGCGGGAACCGCCAGGAATTCTCGAGCTGACCAGGTAGCGGAGCGCTGGAAACACTGCCATGACGGGCGTCATACGCACCGCGCACCGGCCCGTTCATACTCGCTGCATGGATCCCCTGAAAGGATCGAACTGGAGCAGTCCCGGAACGGTCGCGGGATTCGCGGATTCCCCGCCGAATCAGACGCTGATGAGCTATGCCGCCGCGGAACGCCGCCGCGGCGCCTCCACTGCCGTCGACCTGGGATGCGGCGCCGGCCGCAATCTCGTTCCGCTCGCCCAACAAGGCTGGAGCATCGTCGGCATCGATCTATCGCGTCCGATGATCGACGCCGCGGGCGAGCGCGTCGCGGCCGACGGGTTATCGGCCCGCGTGCAGCTGGCGGTCGCGCCGATGGACGCGCTGCCGGTCGCGAGCGGCTGCGCCGATCTGGTGATCGCACACGGCATCTGGAACCTGGCGCGATCCGCCGCCGAGTTTCGCCGCGGGCTGCGCGAGGCGGCCCGCGTCGTCCGGCCCGGCGCGGCGCTGTTCGTGTTCACGTTCTCGCGCCGGACGCTGCCCGAGCCGGCGCGGCCGGTGACCGGCGAAGCGTTCGTCTTCACCGGCTTCTCGGGGGAGCCGCAGTGCTTCCTCACGGCGGAGGAGCTCGTCTCAGAACTGGCGGCCGCGGGTTTCGTGCCCGATGCCGCCGTGCCGCTCACGGAGCACAATGCGCCGCGTCCGGGATCGCTCCGCACCGGGAACGTTCCCGTGATCTTCGAGGCGGCCTTCCGGTTCGCCGGAGGCACGCGATGAAGCCGCCGAAAATCCCGCTCAAGCCGGCGCACCCGGAGCGCACGTGCTGGGGCTGCGACCGCTACTGCGCCGCGGACGACCTCGCCTGCGGCAACGGAACGATCCGAACGCTGCACCCGATCGAGCTGTTCGGCGACGACTGGCTCGACTTCGCCGATCGCGACAAAGGATCGCGGTCCTCCTCCGAGCGCTCCGCGTGACCCCACGGCCTCCGCTCCTGCTGTGCCTGCTGTATCTCGCGCCGGCCCACGTCGCGCTGGCGCTCGCGTTCGGCGGCGTCGCGCTCGATCCGGCTGCCGCGACGGGATTCTTCTATCACTCGCGCATGCTGGCGATCGTCCATCTCGTCACGCTGGGATGGATCACCGCGTCGATTCTCGGCGCGCTCTACATCGTCGGACCGGCGGCCCTGCGCACGTGGTTCCGCGCCGGATGGCTCGACTACACCGCGGCCGCCTTCGTGTGGATCGGCGTGACGGGCATGGTGGCGCACTTCTGGATCGTCGAGTACCGCGGCATGGCCTGGTCGGCCGCGATGGTGACGATCGGAATCGCCGCGGTGGGGATCCGCGTGGCTCCGCCGCTCTGGCGCGCGCCGATACCGGCCGCGGTGCGCACCCACATCCTCCTGGCGTTCGTGAACATCGCCGGCGCGGCGGTCATGGGCGTTCTGCTCGGCATCAACAAGGTGCACCCGTTCCTTCCCGGCTTCGTGCTGAACAACGTGTTCGCGCACGCCCACCTCGCGGCAGTCGGGTGGGCGGCGATGATGGTCGTCGGCGTGGCGTACCGTCTGCTGCCGATGGTGCTGCCGTCGCAGATGCCGGCGGGGCGGTCGCTGTGGGCGACCGCGGTGCTGCTCCAGGCGGGCGCGCTCGGACTCTTCGTCGCGCTGCTGCTGCGGGCGCCGGTGTCGTGGATCTTCGCCGTGATGATCGTCGCCGGGTTCGCGACGTTCCTCGGCCATGGAATCTGGATGGTGCGGCATCCTCGGCCGCGCCCCCCGGCGATCCCGGTGCCTGAGACCACCGTTCTTCACGCCGTCGCCGCCGGCGCCTCGCTCGCCATCGCCTGCGGGCTCGGGTTGTGGCTGTCGGTCGCCGAACTGTCGCCGCAGACGCTGCGGGTGGCGATTGCCTACGGCGTGTTCGGACTCGTCGGCTTCCTGTCGCAGATGGTCGTGGCGATGAAAGGCCGGCTGCTGCCGCTCTTTGCGTGGTACTGGGCATCGGCGAGATCCGGGGGCGTGTCCCCGGTGCCGTCGCCGCACGAGATGCCCTGGCGCGGCGGGCAGGAGCTCGTGTTCGTGCTCTGGCTGTTCGGGGTGCCGGCGCTCGCCGGCGGGCTGGCGTTCGACGCCGTTCCGTTCGTGCGCGCGGCCGCGTGGTCGCTGCTGGCCGCCACGCTGCTCGATTCGGCGCAAGCGGCCATCATCCTGCGCCACGCCTTCCGCGCGGCGGCCCCGCTCGGCCGACGGACAAAGGCTCCGGCGGGGGATATGATGGGCGTCATACCGCCGCGTGCGAGCGCGCCGGATACTGACGGTCATGCCGCTGAACGCCTGCGAGCTCGAGATCGATCTGTTCTGCCGCGGCATCCGGCTGTCCCCGAGCACCGAGGGTGACGCGCAGCGCATCAAGCGCACCCGCGCCGGCCTGGGCTCCGGTCTCGAGCTGGTGCTGCCGACCGGCTCGCGCCTGAAGCCGGCGATCTGGATGAACGCGCCGGTGGTCGAGTCCTTCGCCCGGTCGTCGCCGTACGTGCTGCACAGCGGCGACGCGGGGCACACCATCGTCGACGAACGCAGCGGCGAGCGCTACCCGGTGCGGCTGCCCGAGGCGCCGGAATGGTACGCGTGGGAAACCTCCCGCGGCACGCCGATGGGCCGGATCGGCGTCCTGCAGGGCACGTACCTCGGGATCTACGTCAACCCCGTCTGCGACTTCTGGCGATCGAACCTCGAGTGCCGGTTCTGCACGACCGGCCGGAACGTCGGCGACGCGGAAGCCGCGGCGAAGACGGTCGAGGAAGTCGTGGAAACCTGCCGGGCCGCGAAACGCGAGTCCGGCGTGACGTTCGTACATCTCAACGGCGGGTTTCAGGGCGGCCATGCGCTCGAGTTCATCGAGCCGTTCGTCCGGGCGATCAAGCAGCAGGTCGGGCTGCTCGTCGGCGTGCAGCTCGCGCCGGAGCGCGAGCTGTGGCGGTACGACCGCCTGATCGCGCTCGGCGTCGATCATTTCTCGTTCTGCATCGAGTTCATCGATCCGTCGTGGTTCGCGGAGATCTGTCCCGGCAAGGCCCGAACGCTTGGCCAGGACCTCTTCTTTCAGGCCATGGATCACTGCGCGGCGCGGCTGCCGCGCGGCGCCGTTTCCGGCGAGCTCATCGCCGGCATCGAGCCGATCGCACAGACCCTCGCCGGCATCGAACGGATCGCCGAGCGCGGAGCGTTTCCCACCGTCTGCATCTTCCGGCCGACCGCCGGGTCGCAGTTGTCCGGCTGGCAGTCGCCCGCCTACGAAGACATGCGCGCCGTGATGGCGGCGATGTACGAAGCCTGCCGCCGCCAT is a window from the Vicinamibacterales bacterium genome containing:
- a CDS encoding class I SAM-dependent methyltransferase — encoded protein: MDPLKGSNWSSPGTVAGFADSPPNQTLMSYAAAERRRGASTAVDLGCGAGRNLVPLAQQGWSIVGIDLSRPMIDAAGERVAADGLSARVQLAVAPMDALPVASGCADLVIAHGIWNLARSAAEFRRGLREAARVVRPGAALFVFTFSRRTLPEPARPVTGEAFVFTGFSGEPQCFLTAEELVSELAAAGFVPDAAVPLTEHNAPRPGSLRTGNVPVIFEAAFRFAGGTR
- a CDS encoding radical SAM protein produces the protein MPLNACELEIDLFCRGIRLSPSTEGDAQRIKRTRAGLGSGLELVLPTGSRLKPAIWMNAPVVESFARSSPYVLHSGDAGHTIVDERSGERYPVRLPEAPEWYAWETSRGTPMGRIGVLQGTYLGIYVNPVCDFWRSNLECRFCTTGRNVGDAEAAAKTVEEVVETCRAAKRESGVTFVHLNGGFQGGHALEFIEPFVRAIKQQVGLLVGVQLAPERELWRYDRLIALGVDHFSFCIEFIDPSWFAEICPGKARTLGQDLFFQAMDHCAARLPRGAVSGELIAGIEPIAQTLAGIERIAERGAFPTVCIFRPTAGSQLSGWQSPAYEDMRAVMAAMYEACRRHRIPIGVAPNIEVSLVVTPDDAALLAPRTPGFYAYEAWRRTLRVAARPLFRHRIRRAAAAS
- a CDS encoding DUF3079 domain-containing protein codes for the protein MKPPKIPLKPAHPERTCWGCDRYCAADDLACGNGTIRTLHPIELFGDDWLDFADRDKGSRSSSERSA